In the genome of Cellvibrio sp. KY-YJ-3, one region contains:
- the argJ gene encoding bifunctional glutamate N-acetyltransferase/amino-acid acetyltransferase ArgJ: MAVGDYPFPQMHPVQGVKLTAVSAGIKKVGRRDVVLLELAEGSSVAGVFTKNAFCAAPVTVCKEHLAKAPIRFLVINSGNANACTGEQGLMDAKATCAAIAELTGVTPEQVLPFSTGVIGEPLPVQKITAVIPEALQKVNINGWDDAGAGIMTTDTRPKGFSQQFEYQGKTITVNGISKGAGMIKPNMATMLGYIATDAKIAQPLLQTLAREAADKSFNRITIDGDTSTNDSCILIATGQVDVPEVTEATGELYEKLHDFILAAHIHLAKSIVSDGEGATKFVTVAVSGGANRDECLDVAYAVAHSPLIKTALFASDPNWGRIVAAIGYAGVPDLDATKVRVHLNDTLIVEHGGRAKSYTEAQGQAVMSQAEIAININLGRGEVAETVWTTDLSYEYVRINADYRS; encoded by the coding sequence ATGGCTGTTGGTGATTATCCGTTTCCTCAAATGCACCCTGTTCAAGGTGTAAAACTAACTGCAGTGAGTGCCGGCATTAAAAAAGTTGGGCGTCGCGATGTTGTGCTATTGGAGTTGGCAGAGGGCAGTAGTGTTGCGGGGGTCTTCACTAAAAATGCTTTTTGCGCGGCCCCTGTCACTGTCTGTAAGGAGCACTTAGCCAAAGCACCTATTCGGTTTTTGGTTATCAACTCTGGCAATGCAAATGCTTGTACTGGTGAACAAGGTTTAATGGACGCGAAAGCAACTTGCGCTGCCATTGCAGAATTAACGGGTGTTACTCCAGAGCAAGTACTGCCATTTTCTACCGGTGTAATCGGCGAACCTTTACCTGTCCAAAAAATTACAGCGGTAATTCCTGAAGCGCTACAAAAAGTAAATATCAACGGTTGGGATGATGCCGGTGCAGGCATTATGACTACCGATACCCGGCCGAAAGGATTTAGTCAGCAGTTTGAATATCAAGGTAAAACAATTACCGTGAATGGTATTTCCAAAGGTGCTGGCATGATCAAACCCAACATGGCAACCATGCTGGGTTACATCGCGACTGATGCAAAAATTGCACAACCACTATTGCAGACACTTGCACGTGAAGCTGCCGATAAATCATTCAATCGCATTACTATCGATGGCGATACTTCCACTAACGATTCTTGCATTTTAATCGCAACCGGCCAGGTGGATGTCCCGGAAGTGACCGAAGCAACGGGTGAGCTCTATGAAAAGCTGCACGACTTTATTCTGGCCGCGCACATTCATCTCGCTAAAAGTATTGTGAGTGATGGTGAGGGCGCCACCAAGTTTGTCACTGTTGCCGTGAGTGGTGGTGCAAATCGCGATGAGTGCCTGGACGTTGCTTACGCGGTTGCTCACTCACCACTGATTAAAACTGCATTGTTTGCCTCGGATCCCAACTGGGGGCGTATTGTGGCGGCTATTGGTTATGCCGGTGTGCCGGATTTGGATGCAACAAAAGTTCGTGTCCATTTGAATGATACGCTGATTGTTGAGCATGGTGGTCGTGCTAAAAGTTATACAGAGGCGCAAGGGCAGGCAGTGATGAGCCAAGCTGAGATTGCTATTAACATTAATCTGGGGCGTGGTGAAGTTGCAGAAACTGTCTGGACTACTGACTTGTCTTACGAGTATGTGCGCATTAATGCTGATTATCGCTCGTAA
- a CDS encoding Nudix family hydrolase — MVSKLVHVAVGVICDGKGKILIAKRPDSAHQGGLWEFPGGKVDAGETIEQALVRELLEELNIGVLASEPLIQIRHHYPDKSVLLDVHRITRFSGVARGNEGQRIEWVDVKQLNQFEFPAANRPIISAINLPSTYAITGPLIDEHGFIERVTEVLETGVGVLQLRIPGFSLTHHQDVLSVVADLAALYKVQLQINVPVDIFKQMQDLFPHIKAGLHLNRHEAAQLTKRPIEDNLLMGVSCHNAQEIEQAQTIGADYLLVSPVKNTASHPDVTPLGWAQFSRLVELANVPVYALGGVSDKDIREARANGAQGIASISAWW, encoded by the coding sequence ATGGTTAGTAAATTGGTACATGTTGCCGTCGGTGTTATCTGCGATGGTAAGGGTAAGATTCTTATCGCCAAGCGCCCTGATAGTGCGCATCAAGGCGGGCTCTGGGAGTTTCCCGGCGGTAAGGTTGATGCTGGCGAAACTATAGAGCAAGCGCTGGTGCGCGAGTTGCTCGAAGAATTAAATATTGGTGTGCTTGCCAGCGAACCACTGATCCAAATTCGGCATCATTACCCTGACAAGTCTGTACTTTTGGATGTGCATCGCATTACTCGTTTTTCTGGCGTTGCTCGTGGTAACGAGGGACAGCGAATTGAATGGGTGGATGTTAAGCAACTGAATCAGTTTGAGTTTCCCGCTGCAAATCGCCCCATTATTTCTGCAATCAATCTGCCCTCGACCTACGCGATTACTGGCCCTCTTATCGATGAGCATGGTTTTATTGAGAGAGTGACGGAAGTTCTGGAGACTGGGGTTGGTGTTTTACAGCTACGCATTCCCGGTTTTTCTCTCACTCACCACCAAGATGTATTGAGTGTTGTTGCCGACTTGGCCGCCTTATACAAAGTACAGCTGCAAATAAATGTACCTGTTGATATTTTTAAGCAAATGCAGGATTTGTTTCCGCATATAAAAGCAGGCCTGCATTTAAATCGTCATGAGGCTGCTCAGCTAACCAAGCGCCCGATAGAGGATAACCTATTAATGGGTGTGTCTTGTCATAACGCGCAGGAAATTGAACAGGCTCAAACTATCGGTGCAGATTATTTACTGGTATCGCCTGTAAAAAACACTGCATCCCACCCAGATGTAACGCCACTAGGTTGGGCGCAGTTTTCACGATTGGTAGAGTTGGCAAATGTGCCGGTTTATGCACTGGGTGGTGTTTCTGATAAAGATATTCGTGAAGCTCGCGCTAATGGCGCACAGGGAATAGCGAGTATTAGTGCCTGGTGGTGA
- the yacG gene encoding DNA gyrase inhibitor YacG, which yields MSTIDQKTDLSSLKLTCPTCKKTVLWNDEFPHRPFCSDRCRLIDLGEWASESHRIAGDNLDINSEDESQH from the coding sequence ATGTCGACTATCGATCAAAAAACTGACTTGAGCAGTTTGAAACTGACCTGCCCTACCTGTAAAAAAACAGTGCTTTGGAATGATGAATTCCCCCACCGCCCTTTCTGCAGCGATCGCTGCCGCCTGATTGATTTGGGGGAATGGGCCAGTGAAAGCCATCGGATTGCAGGAGACAATCTGGATATTAATTCAGAAGATGAATCACAACACTAA
- the coaE gene encoding dephospho-CoA kinase (Dephospho-CoA kinase (CoaE) performs the final step in coenzyme A biosynthesis.): MIVGLTGGIGSGKSQASKRFAMHRITVVNADIVAREVVVPGSPALQSIAQHFGNQAIETDGNLNRRKLRDIIFKTPTEKQWLETLLHPLINAEIRRQLNASTSLYTILESPLLLETKQYEMVDRILVVDVSEMVQIERASLRDNSDAQKIEAIMETQLSRQERCARAHDIIQNHGSIDELNQQVDKLHELYSELAQLETTSAQ, translated from the coding sequence ATGATTGTTGGGCTTACTGGCGGTATTGGCAGCGGCAAATCGCAAGCAAGTAAACGCTTTGCAATGCACCGGATCACTGTTGTTAATGCAGATATCGTTGCTCGCGAAGTAGTAGTGCCTGGGAGCCCTGCGCTGCAATCAATTGCCCAGCATTTTGGCAATCAGGCTATAGAAACCGACGGCAACTTAAATCGACGCAAACTACGCGATATTATTTTTAAAACTCCCACCGAAAAGCAATGGCTCGAAACCTTGTTACATCCACTAATAAATGCCGAAATCCGTCGCCAGTTAAATGCATCAACCAGCCTTTACACCATACTTGAATCACCGCTCTTACTTGAAACCAAACAATATGAAATGGTGGATCGCATATTGGTTGTTGATGTCAGTGAGATGGTACAAATAGAGCGAGCCAGCTTGCGCGATAACAGCGATGCGCAAAAAATAGAAGCGATTATGGAGACGCAATTAAGCCGTCAGGAACGCTGCGCGCGCGCGCATGATATTATTCAGAATCATGGGAGCATTGATGAACTTAATCAGCAAGTGGATAAACTACACGAGCTGTATTCAGAGCTCGCTCAACTCGAAACCACTTCAGCGCAGTAA
- a CDS encoding A24 family peptidase has protein sequence MTLFSALQAYPILGMACALVLGLLVGSFLNVVIYRLPKMMERDWQNQCKDFLASDSNIAALPSQDEKQDPFNLMVPASRCPGCGHKIRAWENIPVISYVCLGGKCSSCKTAISIRYPIIEVITGVLSIIAIGYFGINWNGLAALILTWSLIALTMIDIDTYLLPDDITLPLLWLGLIVNSFGVFTDLPSALWGAIAGYMSLWLVYQTFKLVTGKEGMGFGDFKLLAALGAWMGWQLLPQIILLSSLVGAVIGIAMIIMRGRDKNIPIPFGPYLAIAGWIAFIWGDTINQTYLKLFVTN, from the coding sequence GTGACTCTTTTTTCTGCTCTGCAAGCCTACCCGATTTTGGGTATGGCTTGTGCCTTAGTCCTAGGTTTACTAGTTGGCAGTTTTCTAAATGTTGTTATTTATCGCCTACCAAAAATGATGGAGCGCGACTGGCAAAACCAATGTAAAGATTTTCTCGCCAGTGATAGCAATATAGCTGCACTTCCTTCACAAGACGAAAAGCAGGACCCCTTCAATTTAATGGTTCCTGCATCGCGCTGCCCTGGCTGCGGGCATAAAATTCGCGCATGGGAAAATATTCCTGTTATTAGTTATGTATGCCTTGGCGGTAAGTGTTCCAGCTGCAAAACGGCAATTTCTATTCGCTACCCAATTATTGAAGTTATTACCGGTGTGCTCTCGATAATTGCGATCGGCTATTTTGGAATTAACTGGAACGGGCTAGCCGCGCTAATACTCACTTGGTCACTCATCGCATTGACCATGATTGACATAGATACCTATTTGTTGCCCGACGATATAACCCTGCCTTTGCTGTGGCTGGGTTTGATCGTTAATAGCTTTGGTGTATTTACCGATTTACCCAGCGCATTGTGGGGGGCAATTGCAGGTTATATGTCTCTGTGGCTGGTATACCAGACCTTCAAGCTGGTGACCGGAAAAGAAGGAATGGGCTTCGGGGATTTCAAATTGCTGGCTGCACTGGGCGCGTGGATGGGCTGGCAACTGCTGCCGCAAATTATTTTACTGTCATCGTTGGTAGGTGCAGTAATTGGCATCGCGATGATAATAATGCGTGGACGCGATAAAAATATTCCAATTCCCTTTGGCCCCTACCTTGCTATTGCAGGCTGGATTGCATTCATATGGGGAGACACCATCAATCAAACTTATTTGAAGTTATTTGTCACTAACTAA
- a CDS encoding type II secretion system F family protein codes for MALTTTSKPNSAASKTKAATKSKPIATTNTYSYKGTDKKGNKIQGEINGGSPTIVRALLAKQGITAKSVTKKSKPLFGSSGKAIKPGDIAVFSRQMATMMKAGVPLVQAFDIVADGLENPNLKKLVLQIRDSVAAGGGFANSLREHPKYFDELFCNLVDAGEQSGALETMLDRIATYKEKTEALKAKIKKALTYPIAVVIVAIVVTGILLVKVVPQFAQTFSGFGADLPAFTLFVLYLSELAQAYWLIILVGLIGFVFLFKEAARRSPAVAYAIDKYLLKLPIIGKILYLSVMARFARTLATTFAAGVPLIDALTSVAGAAGNKIYSDAIIKVREDVSTGIQLNTALKARTIFPTLLIQMAAIGEESGALDAMLDKVAVYYEEAVDNMVDTLTSLLEPIIMSVLGVLVGGLLIAMYLPIFQLGAVV; via the coding sequence ATGGCATTAACAACCACATCAAAGCCAAATAGCGCTGCAAGCAAAACAAAAGCGGCAACCAAATCAAAGCCTATCGCAACTACCAACACCTATTCCTATAAAGGTACTGATAAAAAAGGCAATAAGATTCAAGGTGAAATCAATGGCGGTAGCCCGACTATCGTAAGGGCGCTGTTAGCCAAACAAGGAATTACTGCAAAGTCAGTAACTAAAAAGTCCAAACCATTGTTCGGCTCAAGCGGCAAAGCGATTAAACCGGGCGATATAGCCGTTTTTTCGCGTCAAATGGCGACTATGATGAAAGCAGGCGTACCACTAGTTCAGGCCTTTGATATAGTCGCAGATGGATTGGAAAACCCGAACTTAAAAAAACTGGTACTTCAAATTAGAGACAGTGTGGCAGCTGGCGGCGGTTTCGCTAACTCGCTAAGAGAACACCCCAAATATTTCGATGAGCTATTCTGTAACCTTGTTGATGCAGGTGAGCAATCGGGCGCACTTGAAACCATGCTAGACCGAATCGCGACTTATAAAGAAAAAACTGAGGCATTAAAAGCCAAAATTAAAAAAGCACTTACCTACCCAATAGCTGTAGTTATAGTGGCTATAGTCGTAACAGGTATTCTTCTAGTAAAAGTTGTGCCGCAGTTTGCGCAAACCTTCAGTGGTTTTGGTGCTGATCTTCCGGCATTTACTTTGTTTGTTTTATATTTATCGGAACTTGCTCAAGCCTATTGGCTGATTATTCTTGTAGGACTCATTGGTTTTGTCTTCCTATTTAAGGAGGCTGCTCGTCGCTCACCGGCGGTCGCTTATGCAATTGATAAATACTTACTTAAATTACCAATCATAGGCAAGATTCTTTATTTATCTGTTATGGCACGCTTTGCACGTACACTCGCCACAACCTTTGCGGCAGGCGTCCCACTTATTGATGCACTGACATCTGTTGCAGGAGCTGCAGGCAATAAAATCTATTCCGATGCGATAATAAAAGTACGTGAAGACGTATCCACTGGGATACAGCTAAATACTGCGCTTAAAGCGAGAACCATCTTCCCTACACTTCTGATACAAATGGCTGCTATCGGTGAAGAATCTGGCGCACTGGATGCGATGCTGGATAAAGTAGCTGTTTATTACGAAGAGGCTGTAGATAATATGGTTGATACACTGACCTCCTTATTAGAGCCGATAATTATGTCGGTACTCGGTGTCTTAGTCGGCGGCCTGCTAATTGCCATGTACCTTCCAATCTTCCAACTCGGTGCGGTTGTATAA
- the pilB gene encoding type IV-A pilus assembly ATPase PilB, whose amino-acid sequence MNNPTPASLNGLARRLVADNILEIELATKAVAQAKKDKMPFVQHLVANGILDARTLALVASEEFGSPVFDLNALNKDLIPQKLVDDKLIRKHHTLPIARRGNRLFLAVTDPTDLHALDEIKFNTGINTEAVLVEADKLQVAIDKYLNAQEESLGDALGGLDDDMNELDVQAVSDAGSPDEANEADEAPIVKYINKVLLDAIKGGSSDIHFEPYEKSYRIRFRTDGVLHEVSRPPVNLAFRMAARLKVMSQMDISERRLPQDGRIKLKVSKTRAIDFRVNTLPTLFGEKIVLRILDPSSAKLGIDALGYEDEQKKLYMDALAQSQGMILVTGPTGSGKTVSLYTGLNILNTSEVNISTAEDPVEINLEGINQVQMNSRVGLTFAEALRSFLRQDPDVIMVGEIRDLETAEIAIKASQTGHLVLSTLHTNSAPETLTRLLNMGVPAFNVATSVSLIIAQRLARRLCSACKKPATDIPADILTQEGFDEIGIPRAEFQLFHPGGCEKCNNGYKGRVGVYEVVRITPTIANLIMEGGNSLQIARAAKEAGFNNLRVSALRKVAMGLTSLEEANRVTKD is encoded by the coding sequence ATGAATAACCCAACTCCCGCATCATTAAATGGATTAGCACGCCGGCTGGTCGCTGACAATATTTTGGAGATAGAGCTAGCAACCAAGGCTGTCGCTCAGGCAAAAAAGGACAAAATGCCTTTCGTTCAGCATTTGGTTGCAAATGGAATTCTAGATGCACGAACCTTGGCATTAGTCGCCTCTGAAGAATTCGGTTCCCCGGTTTTCGATTTAAATGCGCTTAATAAGGATCTAATTCCGCAAAAGTTAGTAGACGATAAACTGATTCGAAAACACCATACCTTACCAATTGCTCGTCGTGGAAACCGCCTGTTTCTGGCAGTTACTGATCCCACTGATTTACATGCACTGGATGAAATTAAATTTAATACGGGGATAAATACCGAAGCGGTACTTGTTGAAGCAGACAAACTTCAAGTTGCTATCGACAAGTACCTCAATGCTCAAGAAGAGTCACTAGGCGATGCATTGGGCGGCCTTGATGACGATATGAATGAGCTTGATGTCCAAGCTGTTAGCGACGCAGGTTCACCGGATGAAGCCAACGAAGCCGATGAAGCACCGATCGTTAAATACATTAACAAAGTTTTATTGGATGCTATTAAGGGTGGCTCATCTGATATTCACTTTGAACCCTATGAAAAAAGTTACCGCATTCGTTTCCGTACCGATGGTGTTTTACATGAGGTATCCCGCCCGCCCGTAAACCTTGCGTTTCGTATGGCGGCGCGCTTGAAAGTCATGTCACAAATGGATATTTCAGAGCGTCGCTTGCCGCAAGATGGCCGCATAAAATTAAAAGTATCCAAAACCCGCGCTATCGATTTCCGAGTAAACACCCTGCCCACCTTGTTCGGCGAGAAAATTGTATTGCGTATTCTCGATCCCAGCTCCGCAAAATTGGGGATTGATGCATTAGGTTATGAAGACGAGCAGAAAAAGCTCTATATGGATGCGCTAGCGCAATCGCAGGGCATGATTCTGGTAACAGGCCCCACCGGTAGCGGTAAAACGGTATCGCTTTATACCGGTTTGAATATTTTGAATACCAGCGAAGTGAATATTTCCACTGCGGAAGACCCGGTGGAAATTAACCTTGAAGGCATTAATCAGGTTCAAATGAACTCACGTGTTGGGCTTACGTTTGCGGAGGCCCTACGCTCCTTCTTGCGTCAGGATCCAGATGTAATTATGGTGGGGGAAATTCGCGACCTTGAAACCGCCGAAATTGCAATTAAAGCATCACAAACAGGTCACTTGGTCCTATCTACTCTGCACACCAACTCAGCGCCGGAAACCTTGACGCGCTTGCTGAATATGGGAGTACCCGCATTTAACGTTGCAACCAGTGTGAGCTTGATTATTGCCCAGCGGTTGGCGCGCAGACTGTGCAGTGCCTGTAAAAAACCAGCAACCGATATTCCTGCCGACATACTCACTCAGGAAGGTTTTGATGAAATTGGGATTCCACGAGCGGAATTTCAATTGTTCCATCCGGGAGGTTGCGAGAAGTGCAATAACGGTTATAAAGGGCGCGTGGGGGTATATGAAGTGGTTCGCATCACCCCAACAATTGCCAACCTTATAATGGAGGGCGGCAATTCATTGCAAATCGCACGCGCTGCCAAAGAAGCGGGTTTTAATAATTTACGGGTATCTGCATTGCGCAAAGTCGCAATGGGACTAACCAGCCTCGAAGAGGCCAACCGAGTCACCAAGGATTAA
- a CDS encoding pilin — protein sequence MKKSVQKGFTLIELMIVVAIIGILAAVALPQYQTYVAKSQVSRVMTEIGALKTIVETCLLEGRTNPVAADTAAPDSDDCVIGFTGSTLLGQEGGTLIGEDTANKKGGVTVSIAADASSLAGSFGNSAAAALAGESPKSLTWSRDDAGSWTCTSDVDAKYAPNGCGAAAAAAE from the coding sequence ATGAAAAAATCAGTACAGAAAGGTTTTACCCTTATCGAATTGATGATCGTGGTAGCGATCATTGGTATTTTGGCTGCGGTTGCTCTGCCGCAATACCAAACTTATGTTGCCAAGTCGCAAGTTTCTCGTGTGATGACTGAAATCGGTGCATTGAAAACTATCGTTGAGACTTGTTTGTTGGAAGGTAGGACGAACCCAGTTGCTGCTGACACTGCAGCTCCTGACTCCGATGATTGCGTTATAGGATTTACCGGTAGTACTTTGCTTGGGCAAGAGGGCGGGACTCTTATTGGTGAAGACACCGCGAACAAAAAAGGTGGCGTAACGGTATCTATTGCTGCTGATGCGTCAAGTTTAGCGGGTAGCTTTGGTAACAGCGCTGCTGCTGCTTTAGCTGGTGAGTCGCCAAAAAGTTTAACTTGGTCTCGTGATGATGCTGGCTCATGGACTTGTACCTCCGATGTTGATGCTAAATATGCTCCCAATGGTTGTGGTGCGGCGGCAGCTGCTGCTGAATAA
- a CDS encoding serine hydrolase gives MKSKLIKYFFTAIAIGGSFWFYFQIDTYPYKVARWFQSLEAGVVSVTTKHCSPASSWLNLFVEHAVRYQGAYSAQVTFIEPQEHLQTCEIGYKDKFFGVPVNAVHRYRYASTSKLVTTAAIFNLVGQGRLSVDDTLVSFFPELSQFKDERIRHVTVAHLLNHKAGFNRLTLNGDPMFLRRNKPWCPHNIGELQSLKLAFSPGEKQVYSNLGYCLLGEIVHRVSGENFRTYVEREFSLSKRNIKFVNDYYYDDEVRYDFRYEEWYNNSYLKLFDFDAISSSAGLSGSAANLAYLLWEIHHAQAVSPFLLPPPIFDCNLQKVRGCLVGGVFHYQPEKYGIAFHYHEGYLPGSASIAVIDSFGGVTVLVKSGANPYQKNPENEWVRWIYKRLSLYYTLQGRLPILESLK, from the coding sequence ATGAAATCAAAACTCATAAAATATTTTTTTACTGCGATCGCTATTGGAGGGAGTTTCTGGTTTTATTTTCAAATAGATACCTATCCTTACAAAGTGGCGCGCTGGTTTCAGTCGTTAGAAGCTGGTGTGGTGTCGGTAACTACAAAGCATTGTTCTCCTGCAAGCTCTTGGTTAAATTTATTTGTTGAACATGCGGTGCGCTATCAAGGCGCTTATTCCGCTCAAGTCACTTTTATTGAGCCGCAAGAGCATCTGCAAACTTGTGAAATTGGCTATAAAGATAAATTTTTTGGTGTCCCTGTAAATGCAGTTCATCGCTATCGTTATGCCAGTACCAGTAAGCTGGTAACCACAGCAGCTATTTTTAATTTGGTGGGGCAGGGGAGGCTTAGTGTTGATGATACGTTGGTAAGCTTTTTTCCTGAATTAAGCCAATTTAAAGACGAGCGTATTCGTCACGTTACTGTAGCTCATTTGTTGAATCACAAGGCCGGATTTAATCGATTGACGCTAAACGGGGATCCTATGTTTTTGCGGCGTAACAAACCCTGGTGCCCGCATAACATTGGAGAATTGCAATCACTAAAGTTGGCCTTTAGTCCTGGCGAAAAACAGGTGTACTCTAATTTGGGTTATTGTTTGTTGGGTGAAATTGTTCATCGTGTTTCTGGTGAAAACTTTCGCACTTATGTAGAGCGTGAATTTTCATTAAGCAAGCGTAACATCAAGTTTGTAAATGATTACTATTATGACGATGAGGTTAGATACGACTTTCGTTATGAGGAGTGGTACAACAATTCCTACTTAAAGTTGTTTGATTTTGATGCTATTTCTTCGTCTGCTGGATTGTCTGGCTCAGCAGCTAATTTGGCTTATTTGTTATGGGAAATTCACCACGCACAAGCCGTTTCGCCTTTTTTGTTGCCCCCCCCTATTTTTGATTGCAACTTGCAAAAAGTTAGGGGTTGTTTGGTTGGTGGTGTCTTTCATTATCAGCCAGAAAAATATGGTATTGCCTTTCATTATCATGAGGGGTATTTGCCGGGATCTGCATCCATTGCTGTTATTGATAGTTTTGGTGGTGTCACTGTGTTGGTAAAAAGCGGGGCTAATCCATACCAAAAAAATCCTGAAAACGAGTGGGTGAGGTGGATATACAAACGGCTCAGTTTGTATTACACCTTGCAAGGCAGGTTGCCCATATTAGAGTCGTTAAAATAA
- the tfpZ gene encoding TfpX/TfpZ family type IV pilin accessory protein produces MKFRLLCFGSHLLISLVIALFVVCLVFWLWYPSPLDKALGVANVFLLLLCIDVIVGPLLTLIVAKQWKKTLKIDLLTIGVIQLAALIYGLYIVAQGRPVWIIYDSARFEVVQAYEAVIDPASASSDAFRLGFLGPIWGGVSDVVPDFVGKDDTYYQAEYLKTYDETIAAKVGANALSLEILKRFNDPTVLEPILSLYPDADAYVPLVAKQKALSVLINKNSGHSIAIVELSPW; encoded by the coding sequence ATGAAATTCAGGCTTTTATGCTTTGGCTCCCATTTGCTGATATCTCTTGTCATTGCTCTTTTTGTTGTATGTTTGGTGTTTTGGCTTTGGTATCCGTCGCCGCTGGACAAAGCCTTAGGCGTGGCAAATGTATTTTTATTGCTCTTGTGTATCGATGTGATCGTTGGTCCCTTGTTGACTTTAATAGTCGCGAAACAATGGAAAAAAACGTTAAAAATAGATTTATTAACCATTGGTGTTATTCAGTTAGCAGCGCTTATTTATGGGTTGTATATAGTTGCTCAGGGACGTCCTGTATGGATTATATATGATTCTGCTCGATTTGAAGTGGTTCAGGCTTATGAGGCTGTTATAGATCCTGCAAGTGCATCGTCCGATGCATTTCGTTTGGGGTTTTTGGGGCCGATATGGGGGGGCGTGTCAGATGTGGTGCCTGATTTTGTTGGCAAAGATGATACTTATTATCAGGCAGAATATTTGAAGACTTACGACGAGACGATTGCGGCTAAGGTTGGTGCTAATGCGCTTTCGCTGGAGATTCTCAAACGTTTTAATGATCCTACAGTCTTGGAACCAATATTGAGCCTCTATCCAGATGCTGACGCTTATGTTCCTTTGGTCGCTAAGCAAAAAGCATTATCTGTATTGATAAATAAAAATTCAGGACATTCTATTGCCATTGTTGAGTTGTCTCCTTGGTAG
- a CDS encoding pilin, with translation MKQSLSSGFTLIELMIVVAIIGILAAIAIPSYQNHIAKSQASRIMVEAGGLRSLIESCVNEGKMTVGSGANECDPGAVGSTLIDGASQTGVVLPVGQGVPQVTFGAGGVVTIEATFGNSATTFFTSETLSWTRTADGDWNCSTSIDVSFRPKGCDL, from the coding sequence ATGAAACAGTCTTTATCTTCCGGCTTCACTTTAATTGAATTAATGATCGTGGTTGCCATCATAGGGATTTTGGCTGCCATTGCTATACCCTCCTATCAAAACCATATTGCTAAATCCCAGGCATCTAGAATAATGGTTGAGGCTGGTGGTTTGAGGTCTCTGATTGAGTCATGCGTGAATGAAGGAAAAATGACAGTCGGCTCGGGTGCTAATGAATGCGATCCCGGAGCTGTTGGATCTACTTTGATTGATGGTGCTTCACAGACGGGAGTTGTATTACCTGTTGGACAAGGGGTTCCCCAAGTTACATTTGGTGCGGGCGGGGTTGTTACCATTGAAGCAACATTCGGAAATAGCGCTACAACCTTTTTTACCTCAGAGACTTTAAGTTGGACACGCACGGCAGACGGTGATTGGAACTGTTCTACCTCTATAGATGTGTCTTTTCGTCCAAAGGGTTGTGATCTGTAA